In Mastomys coucha isolate ucsf_1 unplaced genomic scaffold, UCSF_Mcou_1 pScaffold5, whole genome shotgun sequence, one genomic interval encodes:
- the Ptrh2 gene encoding peptidyl-tRNA hydrolase 2, mitochondrial: MLSKFLTMEYLVHPGTLSLAAGVACGMCLGWGLRSHLGMIPQNSTSETKRDTETGTEASILGESGEYKMILVVRTDLKMGKGKVAAQCSHAAVSAYKQTQRRNPQVLKEWEYCGQPKVVVKAPDEDTLIQLLTHAKTLGLTVSLIQDAGRTQIEPGSRTVLGIGPGPVELIDEVTGHLKLY; this comes from the coding sequence aTGCTCTCCAAGTTCTTGACTATGGAGTATTTGGTTCATCCTGGTACCCTCAGCTTAGCTGCTGGAGTTGCTTGTGGCATGTGCTTGGGCTGGGGCCTCCGGAGCCACCTTGGGATGATCCCCCAGAACTCAACAAGtgaaacaaagagagacacagagacggGAACCGAAGCAAGCAtcttgggagagagtggggaataCAAAATGATTCTTGTGGTTCGAACTGACTTAAAGATGGGGAAAGGGAAGGTTGCTGCCCAGTGTTCTCATGCTGCGGTTTCTGCCTACAAGCAGACTCAAAGGAGAAACCCTCAAGTGCTCAAAGAGTGGGAGTACTGTGGCCAGCCCAAAGTGGTGGTCAAAGCTCCAGATGAAGACACCCTCATTCAATTACTCACCCATGCAAAAACCTTGGGACTGACTGTAAGTTTAATCCAAGATGCTGGACGCACTCAGATTGAACCAGGCTCTCGGACTGTCCTGGGAATTGGGCCAGGACCAGTAGAACTAATTGATGAAGTTACTGGCCACCTAAAACTTTACTAG